DNA sequence from the Hippoglossus stenolepis isolate QCI-W04-F060 chromosome 17, HSTE1.2, whole genome shotgun sequence genome:
AATCCAGGAGCACAAAATCAAAATCTACGAGTTCCTAGAGAcggatgatgaggaggagatgaagatgatCAGGAAAATCAAGGTTTCTTCTTCTAACACAACCTTCcatcaaactttaaatcaaaacaatatcATTCTTAGTTTGACCATTGTTGGACAAAATATGGATCTACTTTTGGTACTTCACTGAGACTCAAAAtctcttaaaggttcagtgtgtagaatttagtgacatctagtggtaaaggggcatgttgcagctgaatacccctcaccccaccctccccttcccaacaagagaacctgtggtagccttcacttgtcataaaaactcaaaaggtgtttagtttgtttagtttgtccggtctgggctactgtgaaaaacaaggcggcctccgtagagaggacccactcccgatgtaaagggcccattctagggtagagaaaaaaataattcgcacaatttagatgaataacactagtgaaaacatcactaggattgtTTTATATACAATTTCAGCCAccagatccctttcacctaaatcgtacacactggacctttaagatcACGTGCTGTGCTGTTATGTACAGCGTCTTTGGATTAATGTCATGTAAGCACGCAGCCATAGCCAACAGTGTATTTTTAGCCTTTATGTGTGAGCTATGCAACAGTTGTGTCCCCTCCCGTCTCCCTGCAGGATCGTTTACCCCTGGCTGTGGTCGGTAGTAACACCATCATTGAGGTCAATGGAAAGCCAGTGCGCGGGAGGCAGTACCCATGGGGTGTGGCTGAAGGTGAGAGACTGAAGGTCAACGGATCTAAGCCGAACTAAGAGGAATctgtcacatgcacacacatgcaaacgcACCAGTGTCTGCAGTTTTATGGGATTATTGAGTAGGCTGTATGTGTGGATGATTTGTAAAGCAGTAACACAATCCATGTGCTCTTGGTTTGCTCTCATCGCACCGTtgactgcacacacatgctcttaCACAAGAAAGAGACTACGCCTGCATAATGAGAGTTGGACCAAATAATTGAAAGAATTGCTTTCTccatttcttattatttattttatgtacaGAGTTGATTCAATGCACTTTCTTTCCCTATAGGGACATTTTTCATTGATTAAAGTGCTGcactctgtaataaaatgtaatgtaatatatagATAGAAAACTACAAACTGTATCAAATCTCAACCGTAAATTACACATACTACACATTATAAGATCATTTAAAGAACTCCATGAAGCTTTTGCCAAACCCCTGCAGCTTCAAGCAACattatttaagatttaaaattgaGGCAGGCACAAATTTAGAAGTTTAAAAGTTCTTAAAGTGGCGTAGAAGATTGTCTACAGTCACATGAAAATAGCGGtggaatataaatataaccCTGGTAGCAGCAGACCTGATCAATTAACATTCCAACAAAAACAGATTTGCAAATGTGTGGTGGGCCTCAATGATATACACAGTATGTACAGAATTTAAACAACAACCGTTTGACCACAAGGAGATAATGAGATTACTCCACAGGGGATCTTTAATACTTGTGTATCTGCCGGTTTAGGTCCCACATGTctgataaaaataaaccacTTAATGTAGACAAATCATTTATGTCGTGGCTCAAACACTGTTGccttctattttttatttttactgccAATTGAACTAATCCTCATGaccaaactgagaaaaactaatcctgtttgaaaaaaaagtaaGCATGACTTATAATATGAAGAAAAATCAgcactgtgaacattttttcTCTTCAGCAGCACAGGATATGAGAGTCGTGTTTGACCTTACACAGGAAGCGGCTGTCACATTGTGGCAGCGTATGAAACATGACAAAACTCCCAGCTTAGAGTGATGGGGACTCTGTTGCAGTATGAGTGTGGCTggatgtgcatgtttgtgctgTAGCAGATTATTTAGAACCAGTGGAGGGAACATTCCACATCATATGGATTCTTGTCCTCTTCAGCAGCTGAGCGCCTCACGGCCTGGTGGGGGCTGCTCTGAGACTGGTTTACCACCAGCGTTTGACTTGTTTGGGGGAGTATGCTTTGGAAtgccaaaaatgtttttgcctCCCGGTCGGCATAAATatagagagagggtgagggcaAGGTTCCTGAGAAGATATGCAAGTCAGTTTACCACAGAGAAACCTCAGTGGCCTGCAGAGGGGGGGAAAGGCAGAAGATAATGCCACCTGCCGATGGATTCTGGTACTACAACCACAAAAAGTCAGACAAATAAGATGACTTTAATGGATTGAATAATCAAAATCTCACATGAGGAAAGTTGGAAATGTGGTAAGAGGAATAAGAAATACTGCATaggaagaaaaggggaaaaataGAATGTGTTAGTCAAAGATAgtcttgatttattttattaattaatagataaaaacttgaaataaaatgaaaataaaactttaggATCCATTTTAATTATTCAACCTTCAGTTGTTTTTCTGACTGCATTCATACACAATACGGGAAGATATATATTCCTGTGTGAATGTAGCTGTACTGTGATACTGTTGGTGTGAGCACACAGTTCTCCAGCATAATGTCTTTTTAAGATTTACCCCTAAATAAGCAAAGTAAACTTCATTTGCTCACTTGCTGCAACACTTAATATCACAAAAGAATAGATTAGAGTGTAATGTAAACATATAGCCTATATAtaatgctatataaatatatcatatatGTGACTTTCTGATCATCTCACTGCATATATACACTGTTCTATTTTTTAGCATGTTCAGTAATCTCAGCAGTTCAGTTGATGAATACAGCACAATGATATCATGTAAAACCCAACACAAGAGCTTTGAATACAAATTAACtacagtagagcacatacctccaccaaggcccaacagttcccttttgaagccacatttaaataaaagattccatcaagatccatgaataattccctgggaaatcaacagaaatgttgaaaaactccctatcttgcaatgtcaCATAAGGTGAAAACAAAATTCCTAGTGCATTCTTTCCCGCCCATACCACATTCTTCCATCCGTCCATGTTgttcgtggtaatccgtccagtattttctttctcataattctgctgctaacaaacaaatgctgatgaacacataatctccttggcggTAATAAGTATTTATGAACTATaactgtttgtcattttaatacGTATGCCTCCACACAGGCAACAGCTGTAGctggaggcattttattttcaggttgtctgtcatgaagaattttcttaaattggtaCAAAGGTTCACTAtaagactcaaagatgaacggACTAGAATCTGGAGGTTTAACGTCAGAGTTCACTGTGACACAACActcattttaattataattcaATATTTCATACACATAATATATTATGGTAAGATACAGTTAACACCTTTTATTTAATTCCTATTTCTAGTTCTTTGGTATGTTGATTTGAAATTTTCTGCTGCATTGTGAATCACAACTTGCTTATTTGTCCTCCTTCTGCTGTATTCATAATCAATTCATGGGTCCATGATGGTTGAATGTCACTCCATGCTTTCATATGTaaactctgctctgtgtgtctcctccCGCAGTGGAAAATGGAGAACACTGTGATTTTACAATCCTCCGGAACATGCTCATCAGgtgagcaaaaacacaaacatacatggTATTgaagttcattcatttttacagttttaatttttttttatttgtttatatggTATTTGCGgaattttaattaatattgtatgttattattgttatatataatTAGGTATTTATGTCATTTGCATGCATATGTAAATCTCATCCACAAGGAATGAGGATGAGATTTACAAACATGGTTGTTtgcaaacacataaaatatagtagttctgtttcatgtttggaaggagagggtgaggtgagggttaTTCAGTTACAatatgaaacttcaccactagatgtcactaaattctacacactgaaactttagATGAAAGGACGATAGCAGAAAACCTTCGGTGAATACATTTACAAGTAAAGTTACGTAAATGTACCTTAGCTAGTGCAGGTTTgattcaaatgtaatttaagcTATGTAGTTTAGAAGTTGGGGAAAAACCATTAAAATATCTTTGTTgtagaaaatgtataataaaatgATACTGAAGTAGAATCAAGCagaaaagcacacaaacacttcatgaGTCCTTCAGCAAAGAGCAAATGTGCTTATTTATCACCCCgctcatttcattttgttttccaggaCCCACATGCAGGACCTGAAGGATGTGACAAACAACGTTCACTATGAAAACTATCGCAGCAAGAAGCTCGCAGCCGTCACCTACAACGGCGTggacaacaacaagaacaagGGACAGCTTACCAAGTGAGTGGATCTGAGCACTGTACACAGCACCGTTGTGTTCATGCTGTTTGAAATGCACACTCGTAGTGTGAACTGATGGGATTATGTTGTTGTCAGAGGGATCCTGGTTTTATCAGGAGCACTTGATTCACTGTGTATCCGTGGAGGAACCTGCAGTTCAGAGGTCAACGGTCGCTGGGAGTGACCTACTGATTAAAATTGGCAAGCTGTCACTAAGTCAGCTCAAATCTTTAAAGCCAAACCCAGCAACACTAACACCCCCGACTCCCCCAGTATCAATTGTGCCTAATCTGACAGCACTAATTTAGGCACCATCTGACTCCTAATCCACCGGCTGCAGCCGTCATTAATCACCAACTAATGCATGGTTTATGGCTGCATGTTAAGTgtctgtgcatttgtttgtttttagacCTGAGACGGATGACGGCATGTAAGTGTTGTATGACTTCTTCATAacctcactcctctctctggcCGCTTTCATTTTCCCTGCCTCATACgattttccttatttttctttttcaccctgCAACACTTTGAAattgatatatttgtttgagAAAAATTATAAGGAAATTTAGTTTGACCATGAATTACATGATTTTATACGAGAAACAGTCATACATAAAAAATTTGAAATCTATTTTAAGCTTTTGCATCGCGCaagtaatatatatatctaaTCAATGTCATTCTCAAAAGCAATTGACACTCAGCTTGCTTGGCTTCAGGCTTCGCTGTTTCATGACACATCTTTTATGAACCACTGAAGAATCTCCTGTGCAGCTACAGTGCAGCTAATAGCTACATACTACACGAGCTAAGTCACCCTCCAGTTAGGACAAACATAGGAAGCCTGCAGTCAGACCTATGGCTCTGTCAGGTTGGTTTACAATATTCTACAATAGTTCTTACTTGGCTAAAGGCTCAATAGACAAATCAACAAACTGGTTACAGCAAAACCACCATTACTCCCACAGCTATTACCCCCGGGGAGGTTTTTCACTAttttggttggttgtttggtttgtctgcagcattatgcaaaaaaagcacaaaaccgATTTTTACCAAACTGCAcataacattttggtgtggatctggtgAAAGGGGCAGttccaatattttattttaataaaaaatatttgtgtttaacATTGCACGAAAGGGCAGTTTATCAACAGCTTGTCAAATAATGTTTGGAGCTTCATGTAAGAAATATGTAGTGTTGATCTATGAGTTAAtgcagtttggtgcagtttATCATATtgcttcatttaaatttttccaTTATAAACACTGGACGGGCTGTATGAGTTCTACGAGTACCATTCTACTATCAAACCACAATCTACTAATATATTCAATTCATCTTATTATGACAGATGTAACCAGCTAACTTGTCGACAGGCTAATTTATAATTAATAACAATGAGAGGGTTGAAAATCTCCAATATGGTCACAcaaaggtgtgttttttttcagctggAAAATTAGGAAGCAGGTCAACATGACATTGTAGTAAAGCATGGTTGGTATCAGAGATAGGGTTTATTCTCCCATAATGCCTGTTCTCCTGACAAGCCCTTATCACCTTTCTGCTACAACCCTTGCTGGAAGCCTTCTATTACAAAGGGCTTCCAGGGAAGGTGAGCAAGCTGGAGCTTTCCCCCTCTGGTTCTGCGTCTTCTCGCTGTCATCTCTCTGCAGTCACAAAGACCTTTATAAGTGGGAAGGGGGAGGCTGTTCACCTGGGATGTCACATACAGTATGGGTGGCCACCCACATACCTGCCCCTTCGTGCTGGTTCTATGAACATGGTTTGTGTCCTCAGGAGTCCTCTAGCCCAGATGGAGGAGGAGCGACGGGATCATGTGgccaagatgaagaagatggaaCAAGAAATGGAACAAGTGTTTGAGATGAAGGTCAAAGAGAAGCTCCAGAAGCTGAGAGACTCCGAGGCAGAGGTACTATTAAGGCTGCATGGCTGATTTAAAATGCATATGTTTATTCGTTTTTGTTCCTTTGTACATTCTGTGCTTGTATTCCTCTTTAGCTCCAGAGGCGTCACgagcaaatgaaaaagaacctgGAGGCTCAGCACAGGGAGCTGGAAGAAAAACGTCGCCAGCTCGAGGAGGAGAAGGCCGGCTGGGAGGCCCAGCAGAGAATTCTGGAGCAGCAGAAGCTGGACGCTTCCAGGTAAACGCAGCAACACACTTGTTCTGATTTCTGATATGAAACTTCTGATGATGATCATGCTTCTCAGGACTGACAGCAGTCACATAGGAAGTGTGTTCAGAACTCAGCACAAGTCTGAGTTGAATGCTTTCATTAAAAGGCAGCAACAGCACCAAGATTAAATACAGAGCTCTGTTACTACCATCtcatatcagtgtgataaattCAAACCTAAATCTTCACCTCTCGTGCACAAAGAAATGAAAGCCgtcttaaaatctgtttttttaataattcaggGATTTTGTATC
Encoded proteins:
- the LOC118124421 gene encoding septin-7 isoform X1; amino-acid sequence: MFIYGPQQQKNLEGYVGFANLPNQVYRKSVKRGFEFTLMVVGESGLGKSTLINSLFLTDLYSTEYPGPSHRIKKTVAVEQSKVLVKEGGVHLLLTIVDTPGFGDAVDNSNCWQPVIDHIDSKFEDYLNAESRVNRRQMPDNRVHCCLYFIAPSGHGLKPLDIEFMKRLHEKVNIIPLIAKADTMTPEECQQFKKQIMKEIQEHKIKIYEFLETDDEEEMKMIRKIKDRLPLAVVGSNTIIEVNGKPVRGRQYPWGVAEVENGEHCDFTILRNMLIRTHMQDLKDVTNNVHYENYRSKKLAAVTYNGVDNNKNKGQLTKSPLAQMEEERRDHVAKMKKMEQEMEQVFEMKVKEKLQKLRDSEAELQRRHEQMKKNLEAQHRELEEKRRQLEEEKAGWEAQQRILEQQKLDASRTLEKNKKKKIF
- the LOC118124421 gene encoding septin-7 isoform X2, with amino-acid sequence MSGGGETDTNGAIMAQQKNLEGYVGFANLPNQVYRKSVKRGFEFTLMVVGESGLGKSTLINSLFLTDLYSTEYPGPSHRIKKTVAVEQSKVLVKEGGVHLLLTIVDTPGFGDAVDNSNCWQPVIDHIDSKFEDYLNAESRVNRRQMPDNRVHCCLYFIAPSGHGLKPLDIEFMKRLHEKVNIIPLIAKADTMTPEECQQFKKQIMKEIQEHKIKIYEFLETDDEEEMKMIRKIKDRLPLAVVGSNTIIEVNGKPVRGRQYPWGVAEVENGEHCDFTILRNMLIRTHMQDLKDVTNNVHYENYRSKKLAAVTYNGVDNNKNKGQLTKPETDDGMSPLAQMEEERRDHVAKMKKMEQEMEQVFEMKVKEKLQKLRDSEAELQRRHEQMKKNLEAQHRELEEKRRQLEEEKAGWEAQQRILEQQKLDASRTLEKNKKKKIF